The Lolium rigidum isolate FL_2022 chromosome 1, APGP_CSIRO_Lrig_0.1, whole genome shotgun sequence region TTGGATTTGTAGAATGGAAGTAGTCTCTATAGAGCCATTAGTGACTAGCTTCTCGACTGTGCTTGATGTTTCTCCTGCCTAGCCTCGTGGAACCCCTGTGCAGACTGGCTCTCCTTGTGCTCATGGATGAGGGTGGCAGTGGTTATCATCACTTCGGATTTACCGTGTCTGACTCATCGTTCGATGATGTCTCGATGTAGTGCTTGTAGAAAAACTCGACCAACTTCCTCATGTCCTTCTATGTACAATGGCCATATATGTGTCACTATCCACTATCTATGCATGCCGACACAAATGGCCAAACAGGTCCAGATTTGTACCTCAAACTCGGTCGCGCAAATGGACCAACAGGTCCTAGGTGTCGCTATTGGTGGACGGATCCTAGGCGATGAGCGGCAAACTTGACATGTTCATATGCCAGGAGGTGTGCACAAGGACGCTGGTAGCAGGACTAGCCTCCGGCGAGCAACGACCCACATTGATAGCGCCTAAATGGCGAATGGAGGGGCAGGCGATGGCGTCGCAATAGGGTTGTAGTGTAGAGAGGAGTGCGATTTGGGTGTCAAGTGGCTTGTGTGCCACTAGAGAGCAGGTCCCCTGAGGAGCAGAGGGGGACACGAGCGTTGTATGCCTCGATGCATTCCCAAACCCAAATGGTTCGGTCCATGCGCCTCGCTTTGTTTGCGTTGGGCCACCGGGCTTGGGTTTTCTTGTACTCATGTCCTCGCGGACTAAAACGGGAAGTCATGACCCGTTTGCGTTAGGCAGCTGGAGATGCCTTGATAAAAATATATAGAATAAAACCACATACTTTCTATTTCTCGTTTATATGTGAataagttttaaaaaaattatgcgGTATCTACACCAACCTCAAAAAGTAATCCTTACCAAGGTCAATCTCGTAAAAGCAACTCGCATGGCAATACAAAAGGTGTGTTATGTCAGAGACAATTAAACAGTGCAAATATTTGGCAATTGATTACATAAAATCGATCATAAGTACTCGATATTTTATCTGGATGAGAGAGCTTACAATTATAAGGTAGCTTTGGTTATGGAGGAGTAATGATAGGTTTTCAATCGTAAGAATTTTTTTTCCTGTATAGATGATCTACTATGTACTAGTTTACGTCTTTTACGGTCGGCTCTATGATGTGTGAAGAATATATACCTATTGATGTAAGTGTCTATACAGCTGAAAAATACGATGAAGATATTTTTGTTTATCTCACATGGATATTAGCATGATCTACGAATTGATCCTCAAGAAACAAGACACAATATTGATTTTATGTCAACCTTTTCAAAAGGTCATTATTTACCTACGAGCATCACCTCTCATAGGAGCACTGGATATCTCTCGTACGGGACACTTTTTACGGTGGATTTAAGGATTCTTTGCCAGGCATTGCAGCTCATTTGCTCAGCTCATCACCGCGGGGTGTCCTTTATCTCTTCCCTCCCACGTATGAATATGAACACACTCGTTACTCTGCAGTttcccgccggccgcctccgttAATACTCTCACCCAAAAGGAGAATCGAAGAAAACCACCATCGATGGCCCGGAAGGGTGGCCGCGGTAATGGCTGCAGCTCCTTTCTCGTCCTCGTCGTACTCGTCGTACTCGTCGCTGCGGCGTCCGACATCGCGGCGGCGCAGGGCGGCTCAGGCCGGGGACCGAGCTACCCGCAGAACTTCAACCCGTCCATGGCGGTCATCATCGTCGTGCTCGTcaccgccttcttcttcctcggcttCTTCTCGATCTACATCCGCCGCTGCGCGGGGGGTCCGCTCGGCGGGCCCGGCGAGCACCTCGGCGCCGGCGCCAGGCCGGGCGGGATCATGTTCCTCAACGCCTCGGCCGCCGCGCGGTCGAGGAGGATGAGGGGGCTGGACCCGGCCACGCTGGAGGCGTTCCCGACGATGGCTTACGCCGACGTCAAGGCGCACAAGGCCGGCAAGGGCGAGCTCGAGTGCGCCGTGTGCCTCAGCGAGTTCGAGGACGACGATATCCTCCGTCTCCTGACCAAGTGCTCTCACGCGTTCCACGCGGACTGCGTGGACGCCTGGCTCGCGTCGCACGTCACCTGCCCCGTCTGCCGCGCGAACCTTCTTGCCGACGCCGAGGTTCCGGCGACGGCCGGCAGTGCTGCTGCTGCGTCGACGACCCCGGAGCAGGATCTCCTAGCTGCGacggcgccgttgccgccgcaggAAACTCCCACGGCGCCGCCGGAGCAGGTGATGGTGGTGATCGTCGATGCcgaggagacggaggaggagaggatcaggcgggaggaggcggccgagCTGGTGCGGATCGGCAGCGTGAAGCGCGCGCTGCGGAGCAAGTCCGGCCGGACTCCCGCGCAGTTCCCGCGCTCGCACACCACGGGACACTCGCTCGCGCCGCCCGCGGAGAGCGCGGATCGGTACACGCTGAGACTGCCCGAGCACGTCCTGCAGGAGGTCGTCGCGGCGGGGAAGCTGCGGCGCACGAGGAGCCTCACGGCGTTCCGAGAGGGCGGCCGCGCCGGCGGGAGGAGCGTCCGGCTCGGCCAGTCCGGCCGGTGGCCCAACATGCCGTCGTTCTTGGCGCGCTCGTTAACGTTCTCGGCGTGGGGCTCCACGAGGCGTGGCGAGGCCGACGCGCCCGGTAAGGGCTCGACGAAGGTCGCCGGCGACGTCAAGGCCGCGGAACAGGAACAGGCGTGCGAAGGCGGGGCGTGCCCGCTGCCACTTGGCGGGCGTGTTTGACGTGGCTTTTTGACCTGATAAAAAGTACACTGAAATTAGGAACTTGCTTTGCCAGACAAAAAGATTAGGAACATGTCCTTGTCGCCGCCGTTAATCCGCTTTTCGGCGGCCGAGTTTAGAGCAGGTTTTGTACAGAAACACTTTTCAGCTGTCCGTTAAACTCCATTTGTTGTTTGGTTTCTTGTACAGTAGTAATTCGAGAGGTGTACTTTTTTCTTTGAACAAGCTTTGGCATCTGCTCCTCCATCATCATACACCACTAACTAGAAGCCGTGTAAAATGAGTAGTAAATGGGCGTGCCTTTCACGCGCCGTGTCACTTTAATCATCTTGATTGATAGACGATGAAATATTAAACCTCACCGCTTCATTCCCCCCCTTTCCTTCTCTCCCCCTGCTACAGTTCCCTGGTCttctcttcctcatcgccgggcCGATCCAAGGCCACTCCGCCGGATTAGCCGGCCGGAGTTGGTTGAGGTGGTGCACCGGAGTAGCTAGGGCTAGTTTAGGTGTAGTTCTTTGCAGATTTTCGGTTTACCCTTGTGGATTTGGCGTTATGCCCGTTctgaggaggtggcggtggagctgGAGCTGCTCTCTGCTGCCGGcggtgatgctgctgctgctcgtggtgctccggcggtcggagcCGGAGACGAGCGGCGTCAGAACACCGACATCCTCAACAATAAAGCTCACTTGCTACTCTTCAGATCTGAGTGTTTTCATCTTGGTTTCCCCTCTGTCTGGCCACCGTGGTGGTGGAGATGTGGAGGGGCGTCCAAATGAAGATCCTCTTGCTGGATCTGGGAAGTGGCGTCCCGGAGCAGATCTTCCTCGCGCGCAACACGCGGTGACGAATTTCCTCGCCGCGATCCTCGGCCAAGATGGTGGCCCAATGTTATCAACCTCCATGGCGGAGGCCCTGAAGACCAACTGCTGGAGCTCGACGCTGGCGGAAggacaagtggttcgtccccgtccTTCCAACGGTAGCCAGGGGTtggatctcgccggagatgagcGTTCGAGCTCCTTGCGCTTGAAACTCGGCGGCAACGCCTTGAGTTCGCCGGCGTTCTGTGGCAGAGACACCAGTGTCCTCGattgctttttctttttctcttccagGGTGTTTTGTGTAAAGTGGAGGGTCCCTTCTTCAAATGTTAGGTTGCTCAGGGCAGTAGATGTTAAGGGGCTTTCCTGCAATTTGTACCTGCCACTTGCTGTTATATAAATGCTCCACCGGGGTCTCTTGACCCCtcttgtgttcaaaaaaaaaaaaaagatagacgATGAAATTACTGTACCATTGACTTGACCCCGCGCCATATGCTTGTCCTTGTGAACTGGTTAACAAACTTCATGAATGCAAGCAAGGACTAATCATCGTTTACCACACGGCCGGCCCACCTGTTGTGTCCGAACGTTTCCTTTTGGAAAATGATCCAATCCCCCCGGGGGATAAGACGCTCCGCAACCTCCGGCTCCGTGGCCGTCGGATGAAAGCCATCGCACGCGCACGCGCTGTTGTCCCAGCAAGACACGTTATCGGTGGGCCCCCCACCACGACCTTATCCCCTCGTCTCTCTCCCGGCGGCcgctcctcacttctccctccccaTCCCGTGCTGTGAGACACCTCAGATCCGGCGACCACCAATCCCCGCGCCCTCGGCGGTCTCGACGGCGACGGAGGCCCGCCGTGAGCCTCCTCAGGTCCGGCGACCACCAATCCCCGCGCCCTCGACGGTCTCGACGCTGACAAAGGCGCGCACGCGCTGGCTACGGCGCGAGGAGGAGGCTGCGGGGGAGCGGCGGCGCGAGGCCGGGAGCGGGGAGCGGAGGGCGCGGCCAGCGAGGGAGCTGAGGCGGAACCCCCAGGCGAGGGAGCTGAGACCGGAGCTCGCCCACCTCGCCGCGTGGAAGTCACCGCCCTTCTCCGCGTCCATGCCGTGGGGAGGTCCGACCTCACCGCGCAGCTCCGGCCGTCCCCGACTCCGTCCGATGTCGGTGACACCTAGCGGCGCCCCGCGTGTGCCGCtccttcctcgaccatctcctgcCAGTGGTGTGGCGAGGTGCTGCCAGGGGTAGGCCGGTGTTGCTACCGGCGGTGTATGGTGGTGCTGCAATAGTGCACGCTGCTGACAAGGTAGCACGGCAGTGCTACAAGTCGGGGCAGAAGGAGTTTTGCTAACAAGGTGGTACTCCTCTGATTCGTTAGGAGTTTTGCTACTTTAGGCTTGTGTTGTTGCTACCTGCGGATACCGGTTTTGCTATCTGAGGTCTCCGGCATTGCTACCGGGGGAGGGAAATTTTTTGCTACCGGCGGAGGCCTACTTTTGCTACCCTAGGCGTAGGGCGTTGCTACTAGCGGCTTTTGGTTTTGCAATCTTGGGCGGATGGAGTTGCTGCAAGCCTGCAACCTCAGACGGCGCTGTTGTCTACTACAGGCGAGGTCTTCGTTGATGTCTTATAGGATTTGAAACATATGAATAAACaaatttgctacaatttatttgcggttttgctacatGTGCACAATATGTTTGCTATGGGGTATATGGCGAGATGTCCGGTGAGTTCTCCGGCGAGTTCCCCCTTGATGTCTCCGACGATATCTTTTTTCGCTACAATAGCATATTTTGTTTGCTACAAGctttccggcgaggtctccggcgagtctccggtgtGTGTCCAGCGAGCTcagccttttttgttttttttgtgtgggtgaaccgttttttgctacactgAAGCAAAATCGAGATTTTTTTGCTACCCGGCAGCAAAAAGGACACGTGTCAGCATGGGaacccgggggctgggaaatcaaatcccccgggggacgcccagcactgtCCTTTCCTTTTCGGTTTTGCCTGTCAAACAAAAATGTGAACAAGAGATGTGCAATTATATGCGGCCGTGCGGGCGAGTATCCGACTACCCGTGTGTGTGAAAAAAGTCCAGTGTTATAAACACTTTGAGTAGAACACTcccaaaaatatttaaaattaaaattCAGAACAAATTGGGAGAGTAGATAATTCGACTAAGACATAGAGAAGCAAAAAATGACAAATTAAGCCGTAATAGCGTAAACAAATGTAGTTTGGGGCACTCTTTATAGCTGGGTTTTTGTCGTTTTTGTTTGTTTATCTATGTGTAGGTAAAATTTATGTTCAAATAGAAGCCTTGAACCGGTACGTGCGAAGGGTTCGCACAGGCGGCGGCGGAAAGAAgccacaaaacccatctagggttccgtcctcctcgccggTGATACCgtcggtccgctccgcctccggtggccttggggccttggaggtgtggcggaccacggtccCTCACCGGCGGGGAGTTTCtgttcttaatttagtttgcttttcagtctctcttttgggatggtgaggcggcggctacatcctgaagtcagaataaggtcctccccgccctatcctcgctccggtggtgcatctagcgctgacggagggcgcgtggagttgtgtgcccaTCGGATCTCCGGGGATCCGATCGATTttcgtgtttgttggtgtggtttcatgatagtctcttccgatctacggttgtcatcattggcgatggttgttgctctggtgcgctggtcctttgggaccttagcacgacgacttcccgtctgtctactacaacaagctctactacgacaagctttgcctgactccggtgatggaggggcgaggacagtggcgcgccttcggctcgtgctagtgcttgtagtcgtcgctaggtggtccgagtaccaatttgtaattttctttactttttggcttatttgtactactgttgatgattattaatagatcggtggatttctcgcaaaaaaaaaatttatgttCAAATATTTGTGATGCCATAGACTACACAGATTGTGTTATAATTAAGAAAAAAACGTTAACTCTGAACCAGTACATGAGGAGGGGAGATAGGTGATCGTGGGGAAACCATCTAGGTTCCGTCTCCCTTGCTGGTTCGCTCCGTTtttggtggccttggggcctgGAGGCGTGGCAGACCACGGCCCCTCACCGGCAGAAAGGTTTCCTTTCTTTGCAGTGTCTTCTTCAAGATGATGAGACGACAGTTACATCTTAAAGTCAGAACAAGGTTTTTTCTGCCTTATCCTTGCTCCAATGGTGCTCTAGTGTTGGTAGAGGGCACGTGGAGTTGTGCGTCTAGCGGATCTTCCGGCATTCTATCttttttgtgtttgttgtgtgGTTTCAGATCTGACTCTTAGGATCTACGGATTTCGTCTTTAGTGATGGTTGCTGCTCTAGTGCACTAATATTTTGgagccttagcacgacgacttcctatTTATCTATTACAACAAGCTCTCTTGCGACAAGTTTTGCTCGGCTTGAAGAGTTGATGCTTACGCATGGAAGAATTCTGAATAACACTCACACAACATTCTTTGCAAATATGAAAACCCCATAAATTACCACAATCAACTCATCTTTAGGAAATAAACCCGATCTAGAGCGCCACCAGCCAAGATGGAGAAGCAAACTGGAACTGTCGAATCTCCAATTTTGTGATTTATTTCATGAGTTTTGCATTTTTCACCTCGCGTTCGCAACAACATGCCTCCCCGACCTCGGTGTAGTGCGCCGTTGCCCACCTCACTCGCttgaattttattttgaaaatctaaaatttcTAGATCAAACTGTTATTGAAATGTGCGAGAGATGGAAACATAAAATTTGAGTTATTAATGGTGTGACAATGTAACAAGAATTGGGTTCATATACAAAAATGGGATGAAATGATATAGAAATGGAATAGGGGAATGCTATTTTTGGAATGTGATAAAGTGTCCGCCCCATTTCACCCACAAATAGTAAAATTTATGGGGAACACATATGGAGATCTACTAGAGTTGCTCCAACTATTGTGATGTCACTATCCATTCAGACAGTTGTACTTGCTCACTCCAGTTGATGATCAATCTCCTATAAATATATAATATTTCAAATCCAAACATCCATTATATGAATCACTTCACTAATAATTACATGAGGATTTACACAAGAACAAGAACATTGTTACAATATTAAAGTTTGAGGGTTACTTCTTATACAAAGTCAAGCTCTAGAGAAGTTTGGCCCTAGAGTAGTGTGCTATTCCATCTCACTTAGGTTAACTTGGAAGGAACTATAACATTCATGAGGGATCCATCTCTTATCTAATGGCCTGCTGGTTGTAAATTGGTTCTTTTGTTTTGAAGTCATTTGTAGCTATCAATATCTTTCCTCAAATACGGCAACGGGCTGGCTTCCTTCACAGGgacggtgttgtgggtatacttcataggtgtaccatcgacagtgcctagatccggcaagcccgggtggcccacagacggtgatgaggcatgtggcccatcgggcggcccagttgccgttgatcatgaaggaagaagtccagtccCGGGATCGGcagggccggatccgtaccgacataggagttacccggatccatggaggcccatgaggaacccggatccaggaccacgtgtatggaaggcggatccgtgacgtgcacggcaagatatcgtACCATAGTTa contains the following coding sequences:
- the LOC124651172 gene encoding E3 ubiquitin-protein ligase ATL6-like, producing MARKGGRGNGCSSFLVLVVLVVLVAAASDIAAAQGGSGRGPSYPQNFNPSMAVIIVVLVTAFFFLGFFSIYIRRCAGGPLGGPGEHLGAGARPGGIMFLNASAAARSRRMRGLDPATLEAFPTMAYADVKAHKAGKGELECAVCLSEFEDDDILRLLTKCSHAFHADCVDAWLASHVTCPVCRANLLADAEVPATAGSAAAASTTPEQDLLAATAPLPPQETPTAPPEQVMVVIVDAEETEEERIRREEAAELVRIGSVKRALRSKSGRTPAQFPRSHTTGHSLAPPAESADRYTLRLPEHVLQEVVAAGKLRRTRSLTAFREGGRAGGRSVRLGQSGRWPNMPSFLARSLTFSAWGSTRRGEADAPGKGSTKVAGDVKAAEQEQACEGGACPLPLGGRV